A genomic segment from Takifugu rubripes chromosome 20, fTakRub1.2, whole genome shotgun sequence encodes:
- the crlf1b gene encoding cytokine receptor-like factor 1b isoform X1, which yields MLFFRFLLLLVLVHVTSSLTHVAEVSPQDPVLRIGSSLTATCTLGPELSHLSSTLYWTLNGETLPGSTYRVLGPHVLSVTVHNLNGSRQQSGDNLVCHSSDGHVLAGACLYVGTPPEKPVNLTCWSRNTKDLSCKWRPGGSGETHIRTNYTLKYKLRWYGTETECENSGTRVQPQPFSCYIPSNLALFTPYQMWVEAANQLGSATSDVLTLDILDVVTTDPPTDVHVSRVGDLEDQLTVRWTSPPDLEDILFQAKYQIRYRLEDSTEWKVVDDVGNQTSCRLAGLRPGTVHFVQVRCNPVGIFGSRKTGIWSDWSHPAAASTPNTVQLQTGPCDLQPGEHNSTLRRELKQFLGWVRKYVSGCGAVSIKLYDEWRAWLHKTHRMRQQVGKRLVSLSNLRRRRPHATQSGSVLNARRRFLWSRLCHYP from the exons ATGTCGCCGAGGTCTCCCCCCAGGATCCCGTCCTGCGTATCGGCTCTAGCCTCACAGCCACGTGCACGCTCGGCCCTGAGCTCAGCCATCTCTCCAGCACGCTGTACTGGACCCTGAATGGAGAGACCCTGCCCGGCAGCACCTACAGGGTCCTGGGTCCACACGTCCTCAGCGTCACCGTTCACAACCTCAACGGCTCCAGGCAGCAGTCTGGAGACAACCTGGTGTGTCACAGCAGCGACGGACACGTCCTGGCCGGAGCGTGTCTCTACGTGggca cacCGCCTGAGAAACCGGTGAACTTGACGTGTTGGTCCCGCAACACAAAAGATCTGAGCTGCAAGTGGAGACCAGGCGGGTCTGGCGAGACCCACATCAGAACCAACTACACCCTCAAGTACAAGTTGAG GTGGTACGGGACCGAGACGGAGTGTGAGAACAGCGGCACCAGGGTGCAGCCGCAGCCGTTCTCCTGCTACATCCCCAGCAACCTCGCTCTCTTCACCCCGTACCAGATGTGGGTGGAGGCGGCCAATCAGCTGGGCTCCGCCACCTCTGACGTCCTCACCCTGGACATCCTGGACGTGG TCACCACAGACCCTCCCACTGACGTGCACGTGAGCCGCGTGGGCGACTTAGAGGACCAGCTGACCGTCCGTTGGACCAGCCCCCCCGATCTAGAGGACATTCTGTTCCAGGCCAAATATCAGATCCGCTACAGGCTGGAGGACAGCACTGAGTGGAAG GTGGTGGATGATGTTGGTAACCAGACCTCGTGCCGGCTGGCGGGTCTCCGTCCCGGGACTGTCCACTTCGTCCAGGTGAGGTGTAACCCGGTGGGCATCTTCGGCTCCAGAAAGACCGGAATCTGGAGTGACTGGAGCCACCCGGCTGCTGCCTCTACACCCAACACTG ttcAGCTGCAGACTGGCCCATGTGACCTGCAGCCCGGCGAGCACAACTCCACCCTGCGGAGGGAGCTCAAGCAGTTCCTCGGGTGGGTCCGCAAGTACGTGTCGGGCTGCGGCGCCGTGTCCATCAAACTGTACGATGAGTGGAGGGCGTGGCTGCACAAAACCCACCGGATGCGCCAGCAGGTAGGTAAGCGGCTTGTCTCCCTCTCGAATCTCCGACGCCGCCGTCCTCACGCCACGCAGTCAGGATCGGTTTTGAACGCGAGGAGGAGATTTCTCTGGAGCCGACTCTGTCATTATCCTTGA
- the crlf1b gene encoding cytokine receptor-like factor 1b isoform X4, whose protein sequence is MLFFRFLLLLVLVHVTSSLTHVAEVSPQDPVLRIGSSLTATCTLGPELSHLSSTLYWTLNGETLPGSTYRVLGPHVLSVTVHNLNGSRQQSGDNLVCHSSDGHVLAGACLYVGTPPEKPVNLTCWSRNTKDLSCKWRPGGSGETHIRTNYTLKYKLRWYGTETECENSGTRVQPQPFSCYIPSNLALFTPYQMWVEAANQLGSATSDVLTLDILDVVTTDPPTDVHVSRVGDLEDQLTVRWTSPPDLEDILFQAKYQIRYRLEDSTEWKVVDDVGNQTSCRLAGLRPGTVHFVQVRCNPVGIFGSRKTGIWSDWSHPAAASTPNTVQLQTGPCDLQPGEHNSTLRRELKQFLGWVRKYVSGCGAVSIKLYDEWRAWLHKTHRMRQQVDSTRR, encoded by the exons ATGTCGCCGAGGTCTCCCCCCAGGATCCCGTCCTGCGTATCGGCTCTAGCCTCACAGCCACGTGCACGCTCGGCCCTGAGCTCAGCCATCTCTCCAGCACGCTGTACTGGACCCTGAATGGAGAGACCCTGCCCGGCAGCACCTACAGGGTCCTGGGTCCACACGTCCTCAGCGTCACCGTTCACAACCTCAACGGCTCCAGGCAGCAGTCTGGAGACAACCTGGTGTGTCACAGCAGCGACGGACACGTCCTGGCCGGAGCGTGTCTCTACGTGggca cacCGCCTGAGAAACCGGTGAACTTGACGTGTTGGTCCCGCAACACAAAAGATCTGAGCTGCAAGTGGAGACCAGGCGGGTCTGGCGAGACCCACATCAGAACCAACTACACCCTCAAGTACAAGTTGAG GTGGTACGGGACCGAGACGGAGTGTGAGAACAGCGGCACCAGGGTGCAGCCGCAGCCGTTCTCCTGCTACATCCCCAGCAACCTCGCTCTCTTCACCCCGTACCAGATGTGGGTGGAGGCGGCCAATCAGCTGGGCTCCGCCACCTCTGACGTCCTCACCCTGGACATCCTGGACGTGG TCACCACAGACCCTCCCACTGACGTGCACGTGAGCCGCGTGGGCGACTTAGAGGACCAGCTGACCGTCCGTTGGACCAGCCCCCCCGATCTAGAGGACATTCTGTTCCAGGCCAAATATCAGATCCGCTACAGGCTGGAGGACAGCACTGAGTGGAAG GTGGTGGATGATGTTGGTAACCAGACCTCGTGCCGGCTGGCGGGTCTCCGTCCCGGGACTGTCCACTTCGTCCAGGTGAGGTGTAACCCGGTGGGCATCTTCGGCTCCAGAAAGACCGGAATCTGGAGTGACTGGAGCCACCCGGCTGCTGCCTCTACACCCAACACTG ttcAGCTGCAGACTGGCCCATGTGACCTGCAGCCCGGCGAGCACAACTCCACCCTGCGGAGGGAGCTCAAGCAGTTCCTCGGGTGGGTCCGCAAGTACGTGTCGGGCTGCGGCGCCGTGTCCATCAAACTGTACGATGAGTGGAGGGCGTGGCTGCACAAAACCCACCGGATGCGCCAGCAGGTAG ACTCCACCAGACGATAA
- the crlf1b gene encoding cytokine receptor-like factor 1b isoform X2 gives MLFFRFLLLLVLVHVTSSLTHVAEVSPQDPVLRIGSSLTATCTLGPELSHLSSTLYWTLNGETLPGSTYRVLGPHVLSVTVHNLNGSRQQSGDNLVCHSSDGHVLAGACLYVGTPPEKPVNLTCWSRNTKDLSCKWRPGGSGETHIRTNYTLKYKLRWYGTETECENSGTRVQPQPFSCYIPSNLALFTPYQMWVEAANQLGSATSDVLTLDILDVVTTDPPTDVHVSRVGDLEDQLTVRWTSPPDLEDILFQAKYQIRYRLEDSTEWKVVDDVGNQTSCRLAGLRPGTVHFVQVRCNPVGIFGSRKTGIWSDWSHPAAASTPNTVQLQTGPCDLQPGEHNSTLRRELKQFLGWVRKYVSGCGAVSIKLYDEWRAWLHKTHRMRQQVLLQISHLISSW, from the exons ATGTCGCCGAGGTCTCCCCCCAGGATCCCGTCCTGCGTATCGGCTCTAGCCTCACAGCCACGTGCACGCTCGGCCCTGAGCTCAGCCATCTCTCCAGCACGCTGTACTGGACCCTGAATGGAGAGACCCTGCCCGGCAGCACCTACAGGGTCCTGGGTCCACACGTCCTCAGCGTCACCGTTCACAACCTCAACGGCTCCAGGCAGCAGTCTGGAGACAACCTGGTGTGTCACAGCAGCGACGGACACGTCCTGGCCGGAGCGTGTCTCTACGTGggca cacCGCCTGAGAAACCGGTGAACTTGACGTGTTGGTCCCGCAACACAAAAGATCTGAGCTGCAAGTGGAGACCAGGCGGGTCTGGCGAGACCCACATCAGAACCAACTACACCCTCAAGTACAAGTTGAG GTGGTACGGGACCGAGACGGAGTGTGAGAACAGCGGCACCAGGGTGCAGCCGCAGCCGTTCTCCTGCTACATCCCCAGCAACCTCGCTCTCTTCACCCCGTACCAGATGTGGGTGGAGGCGGCCAATCAGCTGGGCTCCGCCACCTCTGACGTCCTCACCCTGGACATCCTGGACGTGG TCACCACAGACCCTCCCACTGACGTGCACGTGAGCCGCGTGGGCGACTTAGAGGACCAGCTGACCGTCCGTTGGACCAGCCCCCCCGATCTAGAGGACATTCTGTTCCAGGCCAAATATCAGATCCGCTACAGGCTGGAGGACAGCACTGAGTGGAAG GTGGTGGATGATGTTGGTAACCAGACCTCGTGCCGGCTGGCGGGTCTCCGTCCCGGGACTGTCCACTTCGTCCAGGTGAGGTGTAACCCGGTGGGCATCTTCGGCTCCAGAAAGACCGGAATCTGGAGTGACTGGAGCCACCCGGCTGCTGCCTCTACACCCAACACTG ttcAGCTGCAGACTGGCCCATGTGACCTGCAGCCCGGCGAGCACAACTCCACCCTGCGGAGGGAGCTCAAGCAGTTCCTCGGGTGGGTCCGCAAGTACGTGTCGGGCTGCGGCGCCGTGTCCATCAAACTGTACGATGAGTGGAGGGCGTGGCTGCACAAAACCCACCGGATGCGCCAGCAG GTTTTATTACAGATTTCCCATCTGATCTCCAGCTGGTGA
- the crlf1b gene encoding cytokine receptor-like factor 1b isoform X3, whose protein sequence is MLFFRFLLLLVLVHVTSSLTHVAEVSPQDPVLRIGSSLTATCTLGPELSHLSSTLYWTLNGETLPGSTYRVLGPHVLSVTVHNLNGSRQQSGDNLVCHSSDGHVLAGACLYVGTPPEKPVNLTCWSRNTKDLSCKWRPGGSGETHIRTNYTLKYKLRWYGTETECENSGTRVQPQPFSCYIPSNLALFTPYQMWVEAANQLGSATSDVLTLDILDVVTTDPPTDVHVSRVGDLEDQLTVRWTSPPDLEDILFQAKYQIRYRLEDSTEWKVVDDVGNQTSCRLAGLRPGTVHFVQVRCNPVGIFGSRKTGIWSDWSHPAAASTPNTVQLQTGPCDLQPGEHNSTLRRELKQFLGWVRKYVSGCGAVSIKLYDEWRAWLHKTHRMRQQTPPDDNS, encoded by the exons ATGTCGCCGAGGTCTCCCCCCAGGATCCCGTCCTGCGTATCGGCTCTAGCCTCACAGCCACGTGCACGCTCGGCCCTGAGCTCAGCCATCTCTCCAGCACGCTGTACTGGACCCTGAATGGAGAGACCCTGCCCGGCAGCACCTACAGGGTCCTGGGTCCACACGTCCTCAGCGTCACCGTTCACAACCTCAACGGCTCCAGGCAGCAGTCTGGAGACAACCTGGTGTGTCACAGCAGCGACGGACACGTCCTGGCCGGAGCGTGTCTCTACGTGggca cacCGCCTGAGAAACCGGTGAACTTGACGTGTTGGTCCCGCAACACAAAAGATCTGAGCTGCAAGTGGAGACCAGGCGGGTCTGGCGAGACCCACATCAGAACCAACTACACCCTCAAGTACAAGTTGAG GTGGTACGGGACCGAGACGGAGTGTGAGAACAGCGGCACCAGGGTGCAGCCGCAGCCGTTCTCCTGCTACATCCCCAGCAACCTCGCTCTCTTCACCCCGTACCAGATGTGGGTGGAGGCGGCCAATCAGCTGGGCTCCGCCACCTCTGACGTCCTCACCCTGGACATCCTGGACGTGG TCACCACAGACCCTCCCACTGACGTGCACGTGAGCCGCGTGGGCGACTTAGAGGACCAGCTGACCGTCCGTTGGACCAGCCCCCCCGATCTAGAGGACATTCTGTTCCAGGCCAAATATCAGATCCGCTACAGGCTGGAGGACAGCACTGAGTGGAAG GTGGTGGATGATGTTGGTAACCAGACCTCGTGCCGGCTGGCGGGTCTCCGTCCCGGGACTGTCCACTTCGTCCAGGTGAGGTGTAACCCGGTGGGCATCTTCGGCTCCAGAAAGACCGGAATCTGGAGTGACTGGAGCCACCCGGCTGCTGCCTCTACACCCAACACTG ttcAGCTGCAGACTGGCCCATGTGACCTGCAGCCCGGCGAGCACAACTCCACCCTGCGGAGGGAGCTCAAGCAGTTCCTCGGGTGGGTCCGCAAGTACGTGTCGGGCTGCGGCGCCGTGTCCATCAAACTGTACGATGAGTGGAGGGCGTGGCTGCACAAAACCCACCGGATGCGCCAGCAG ACTCCACCAGACGATAATTCATAG
- the rex1bd gene encoding required for excision 1-B domain-containing protein isoform X3 has translation MTDLKDIIQRFYRLQSERIETYQLFEEGHEAYLRTGPHYDFDHYKQLVHEITQAFCGISKEVLGIKERLHHEFDRPDLSEHLEKLQNKEKQKLELTAMLQLARQQAQDHPEEDEHQERIQEVKQKIIKIKEDLSEIMQDFKFDCEE, from the exons ATGACAGACCTTAAAGACATTATTCAACGGTTTTATCGTCTTCAGTCCGAGCGAATAGAGACATATCAGCTTTTTGAAGA GGGACATGAGGCATATTTGAGGACAGGGCCCCATTATGATTTTGACCACTACAAGCAGCTAGTTCACGAGATAACGCAGGCCTTTTGTGGCATCTCTAAAGAAGTGCTGGGGATCAAGGAGAGGCTGCACCATGAGTTTGACAGGCCGGATCTTTCTGAGCATctggaaaagctgcagaacaaGGAGAAGCAGAAACTTGAACTG ACAGCCATGCTGCAGCTGGCCAGGCAGCAGGCCCAGGATCACCCAGAGGAGGACGAACATCAAGAGAGGATCCAGGAAGTCAAGCAGAA GATCATCAAGATCAAAGAAGATCTGAGTGAGATCATGCAGGACTTTAAATTTGATTGCGAAGAGTGA
- the rex1bd gene encoding required for excision 1-B domain-containing protein isoform X2 — protein MVMTDLKDIIQRFYRLQSERIETYQLFEEGHEAYLRTGPHYDFDHYKQLVHEITQAFCGISKEVLGIKERLHHEFDRPDLSEHLEKLQNKEKQKLELTAMLQLARQQAQDHPEEDEHQERIQEVKQKIIKIKEDLSEIMQDFKFDCEE, from the exons GTTATGACAGACCTTAAAGACATTATTCAACGGTTTTATCGTCTTCAGTCCGAGCGAATAGAGACATATCAGCTTTTTGAAGA GGGACATGAGGCATATTTGAGGACAGGGCCCCATTATGATTTTGACCACTACAAGCAGCTAGTTCACGAGATAACGCAGGCCTTTTGTGGCATCTCTAAAGAAGTGCTGGGGATCAAGGAGAGGCTGCACCATGAGTTTGACAGGCCGGATCTTTCTGAGCATctggaaaagctgcagaacaaGGAGAAGCAGAAACTTGAACTG ACAGCCATGCTGCAGCTGGCCAGGCAGCAGGCCCAGGATCACCCAGAGGAGGACGAACATCAAGAGAGGATCCAGGAAGTCAAGCAGAA GATCATCAAGATCAAAGAAGATCTGAGTGAGATCATGCAGGACTTTAAATTTGATTGCGAAGAGTGA
- the rex1bd gene encoding required for excision 1-B domain-containing protein isoform X1, with translation MSHVMTDLKDIIQRFYRLQSERIETYQLFEEGHEAYLRTGPHYDFDHYKQLVHEITQAFCGISKEVLGIKERLHHEFDRPDLSEHLEKLQNKEKQKLELTAMLQLARQQAQDHPEEDEHQERIQEVKQKIIKIKEDLSEIMQDFKFDCEE, from the exons GTTATGACAGACCTTAAAGACATTATTCAACGGTTTTATCGTCTTCAGTCCGAGCGAATAGAGACATATCAGCTTTTTGAAGA GGGACATGAGGCATATTTGAGGACAGGGCCCCATTATGATTTTGACCACTACAAGCAGCTAGTTCACGAGATAACGCAGGCCTTTTGTGGCATCTCTAAAGAAGTGCTGGGGATCAAGGAGAGGCTGCACCATGAGTTTGACAGGCCGGATCTTTCTGAGCATctggaaaagctgcagaacaaGGAGAAGCAGAAACTTGAACTG ACAGCCATGCTGCAGCTGGCCAGGCAGCAGGCCCAGGATCACCCAGAGGAGGACGAACATCAAGAGAGGATCCAGGAAGTCAAGCAGAA GATCATCAAGATCAAAGAAGATCTGAGTGAGATCATGCAGGACTTTAAATTTGATTGCGAAGAGTGA